A single window of Pieris napi chromosome 8, ilPieNapi1.2, whole genome shotgun sequence DNA harbors:
- the LOC125051708 gene encoding torso-like protein isoform X4, which yields MVRAAVFLLAVALCRAGTLDSELGVGKSINIFMRYGYLSICMRVVPRNDTESWVFREPTVSVFRDVEKFTVAPKPRHAKTLFDGDFHMEFCDNLKQLLQAYFRDFSFERLERPWRAFTAGWPTDIMARNLGINSSFINGDHCYVLVRVSRFRETAKLSDLPPNVPVEDVVFDAIKDTTIGDTVSIADFIRKYGSHYIASYITGNSLYQVFVFSRGVYSRIKERVKSRGVSDIPAAEMNNFFSPLFAEHVGAVKVASGNKTVESWAMKRLRVHYYIFSYPSLLKLHGEPALLRNLDTLLGNEALLQLELKTLAPAFKDAQKRKWFEEVIDNYLKLWESNM from the exons ATGGTGCGCGCTGCAGTGTTCCTGCTGGCGGTAGCACTGTGCCGCGCCGGCACCCTTGATTCCGAATTGGGCGTCGGTAAATCCATCAACATATTTATgag ATATGGCTACCTCAGTATTTGTATGCGAGTGGTTCCACGTAATGACACAGAGTCCTGGGTATTTCGGGAGCCAACAGTCAGTGTGTTCAGGGACGTGGAAAAGTTCACAGTGGCGCCGAAACCTCGACATGCGAAGACACTCTTCGACGGCGATTTTCACATGGAGTTCTGCGATAACCTGAAACAGTTGCTGCAGGCGTATTTCAGAGATTTCAGCTTTGAGAG ATTAGAGCGGCCATGGCGAGCGTTCACAGCGGGTTGGCCGACAGATATCATGGCGCGGAATTTGGGTATCAACTCCTCTTTTATCAACGGGGACCACTGCTATGTACTTGTTAGGGTGTCGAG gtTTCGTGAAACGGCAAAACTAAGCGATTTACCACCAAATGTCCCGGTGGAGGATGTAGTATTCGATGCCATAAAAGACACCACTATTGGCGACACGGTATCTATAGCAGATTTCATCAGAAAATACGGATCACATTATATAGCATCTTATATAACTGGAAATTCATTATACCAG GTGTTTGTGTTCTCTCGTGGCGTGTACTCCCGGATCAAAGAGCGTGTTAAGTCGCGGGGCGTGTCAGACATACCCGCAGCTGAAATGAACAATTTCTTCTCCCCGTTATTCGCGGAACACGTTGGCGCTGTGAAG gtGGCGAGTGGAAATAAAACAGTGGAAAGTTGGGCGATGAAACGCCTCAGggtacattattatatattttcgtaCCCAAGTCTTTTAAAGCTGCACGGAGAACCGGCGCTTTTAAGAAATTTAGATACATTATTAGGAAATGAAGCCTTATTACAATTAGAATTAAAGACATTAGCGCCTGCTTTTAAAGACGCGCAAAAAAGAAAGTGGTTTGAAGAAGTGatagacaattatttaaaattgtggGAGAGTAACATgtga
- the LOC125051708 gene encoding torso-like protein isoform X1 → MVRAAVFLLAVALCRAGTLDSELGVGKSINIFMRYGYLSICMRVVPRNDTESWVFREPTVSVFRDVEKFTVAPKPRHAKTLFDGDFHMEFCDNLKQLLQAYFRDFSFERLERPWRAFTAGWPTDIMARNLGINSSFINGDHCYVLVRVSRFRETAKLSDLPPNVPVEDVVFDAIKDTTIGDTVSIADFIRKYGSHYIASYITGNSLYQVFVFSRGVYSRIKERVKSRGVSDIPAAEMNNFFSPLFAEHVGAVKVFVFSRTAYSMIKERLKSKGVADITAKELEGYFSPWQAKHIGQIKVASGNKTVESWAMKRLRVHYYIFSYPSLLKLHGEPALLRNLDTLLGNEALLQLELKTLAPAFKDAQKRKWFEEVIDNYLKLWESNM, encoded by the exons ATGGTGCGCGCTGCAGTGTTCCTGCTGGCGGTAGCACTGTGCCGCGCCGGCACCCTTGATTCCGAATTGGGCGTCGGTAAATCCATCAACATATTTATgag ATATGGCTACCTCAGTATTTGTATGCGAGTGGTTCCACGTAATGACACAGAGTCCTGGGTATTTCGGGAGCCAACAGTCAGTGTGTTCAGGGACGTGGAAAAGTTCACAGTGGCGCCGAAACCTCGACATGCGAAGACACTCTTCGACGGCGATTTTCACATGGAGTTCTGCGATAACCTGAAACAGTTGCTGCAGGCGTATTTCAGAGATTTCAGCTTTGAGAG ATTAGAGCGGCCATGGCGAGCGTTCACAGCGGGTTGGCCGACAGATATCATGGCGCGGAATTTGGGTATCAACTCCTCTTTTATCAACGGGGACCACTGCTATGTACTTGTTAGGGTGTCGAG gtTTCGTGAAACGGCAAAACTAAGCGATTTACCACCAAATGTCCCGGTGGAGGATGTAGTATTCGATGCCATAAAAGACACCACTATTGGCGACACGGTATCTATAGCAGATTTCATCAGAAAATACGGATCACATTATATAGCATCTTATATAACTGGAAATTCATTATACCAG GTGTTTGTGTTCTCTCGTGGCGTGTACTCCCGGATCAAAGAGCGTGTTAAGTCGCGGGGCGTGTCAGACATACCCGCAGCTGAAATGAACAATTTCTTCTCCCCGTTATTCGCGGAACACGTTGGCGCTGTGAAG GTATTTGTGTTCTCTAGAACCGCATACTCTATGATCAAAGAGAGACTTAAAAGCAAGGGCGTGGCTGATATAACTGCTAAAGAGTTGGAAGGATATTTCTCGCCATGGCAGGCCAAGCATATTGGCCAGATCAAG gtGGCGAGTGGAAATAAAACAGTGGAAAGTTGGGCGATGAAACGCCTCAGAGTacactattatatattttcgtaCCCAAGTCTTTTAAAGCTGCACGGAGAGCCGGCGCTTTTAAGAAATTTAGATACATTATTAGGAAATGAAGCCTTATTACAATTAGAATTAAAGACATTAGCGCCTGCTTTTAAAGACGCGCAAAAAAGAAAGTGGTTTGAAGAAGTGatagacaattatttaaaattgtggGAGAGTAATATgtga
- the LOC125051708 gene encoding torso-like protein isoform X2 — protein sequence MVRAAVFLLAVALCRAGTLDSELGVGKSINIFMRYGYLSICMRVVPRNDTESWVFREPTVSVFRDVEKFTVAPKPRHAKTLFDGDFHMEFCDNLKQLLQAYFRDFSFERLERPWRAFTAGWPTDIMARNLGINSSFINGDHCYVLVRVSRFRETAKLSDLPPNVPVEDVVFDAIKDTTIGDTVSIADFIRKYGSHYIASYITGNSLYQVFVFSRTAYSMIKERLKSKGVADITAKELEGYFSPWQAKHIGQIKVASGNKTVESWAMKRLRVHYYIFSYPSLLKLHGEPALLRNLDTLLGNEALLQLELKTLAPAFKDAQKRKWFEEVIDNYLKLWESNM from the exons ATGGTGCGCGCTGCAGTGTTCCTGCTGGCGGTAGCACTGTGCCGCGCCGGCACCCTTGATTCCGAATTGGGCGTCGGTAAATCCATCAACATATTTATgag ATATGGCTACCTCAGTATTTGTATGCGAGTGGTTCCACGTAATGACACAGAGTCCTGGGTATTTCGGGAGCCAACAGTCAGTGTGTTCAGGGACGTGGAAAAGTTCACAGTGGCGCCGAAACCTCGACATGCGAAGACACTCTTCGACGGCGATTTTCACATGGAGTTCTGCGATAACCTGAAACAGTTGCTGCAGGCGTATTTCAGAGATTTCAGCTTTGAGAG ATTAGAGCGGCCATGGCGAGCGTTCACAGCGGGTTGGCCGACAGATATCATGGCGCGGAATTTGGGTATCAACTCCTCTTTTATCAACGGGGACCACTGCTATGTACTTGTTAGGGTGTCGAG gtTTCGTGAAACGGCAAAACTAAGCGATTTACCACCAAATGTCCCGGTGGAGGATGTAGTATTCGATGCCATAAAAGACACCACTATTGGCGACACGGTATCTATAGCAGATTTCATCAGAAAATACGGATCACATTATATAGCATCTTATATAACTGGAAATTCATTATACCAG GTATTTGTGTTCTCTAGAACCGCATACTCTATGATCAAAGAGAGACTTAAAAGCAAGGGCGTGGCTGATATAACTGCTAAAGAGTTGGAAGGATATTTCTCGCCATGGCAGGCCAAGCATATTGGCCAGATCAAG gtGGCGAGTGGAAATAAAACAGTGGAAAGTTGGGCGATGAAACGCCTCAGAGTacactattatatattttcgtaCCCAAGTCTTTTAAAGCTGCACGGAGAGCCGGCGCTTTTAAGAAATTTAGATACATTATTAGGAAATGAAGCCTTATTACAATTAGAATTAAAGACATTAGCGCCTGCTTTTAAAGACGCGCAAAAAAGAAAGTGGTTTGAAGAAGTGatagacaattatttaaaattgtggGAGAGTAATATgtga
- the LOC125051708 gene encoding torso-like protein isoform X3 — MVRAAVFLLAVALCRAGTLDSELGVGKSINIFMRYGYLSICMRVVPRNDTESWVFREPTVSVFRDVEKFTVAPKPRHAKTLFDGDFHMEFCDNLKQLLQAYFRDFSFERLERPWRAFTAGWPTDIMARNLGINSSFINGDHCYVLVRVSRFRETAKLSDLPPNVPVEDVVFDAIKDTTIGDTVSIADFIRKYGSHYIASYITGNSLYQVFVFSRGVYSRIKERVKSRGVSDIPAAEMNNFFSPLFAEHVGAVKVASGNKTVESWAMKRLRVHYYIFSYPSLLKLHGEPALLRNLDTLLGNEALLQLELKTLAPAFKDAQKRKWFEEVIDNYLKLWESNM, encoded by the exons ATGGTGCGCGCTGCAGTGTTCCTGCTGGCGGTAGCACTGTGCCGCGCCGGCACCCTTGATTCCGAATTGGGCGTCGGTAAATCCATCAACATATTTATgag ATATGGCTACCTCAGTATTTGTATGCGAGTGGTTCCACGTAATGACACAGAGTCCTGGGTATTTCGGGAGCCAACAGTCAGTGTGTTCAGGGACGTGGAAAAGTTCACAGTGGCGCCGAAACCTCGACATGCGAAGACACTCTTCGACGGCGATTTTCACATGGAGTTCTGCGATAACCTGAAACAGTTGCTGCAGGCGTATTTCAGAGATTTCAGCTTTGAGAG ATTAGAGCGGCCATGGCGAGCGTTCACAGCGGGTTGGCCGACAGATATCATGGCGCGGAATTTGGGTATCAACTCCTCTTTTATCAACGGGGACCACTGCTATGTACTTGTTAGGGTGTCGAG gtTTCGTGAAACGGCAAAACTAAGCGATTTACCACCAAATGTCCCGGTGGAGGATGTAGTATTCGATGCCATAAAAGACACCACTATTGGCGACACGGTATCTATAGCAGATTTCATCAGAAAATACGGATCACATTATATAGCATCTTATATAACTGGAAATTCATTATACCAG GTGTTTGTGTTCTCTCGTGGCGTGTACTCCCGGATCAAAGAGCGTGTTAAGTCGCGGGGCGTGTCAGACATACCCGCAGCTGAAATGAACAATTTCTTCTCCCCGTTATTCGCGGAACACGTTGGCGCTGTGAAG gtGGCGAGTGGAAATAAAACAGTGGAAAGTTGGGCGATGAAACGCCTCAGAGTacactattatatattttcgtaCCCAAGTCTTTTAAAGCTGCACGGAGAGCCGGCGCTTTTAAGAAATTTAGATACATTATTAGGAAATGAAGCCTTATTACAATTAGAATTAAAGACATTAGCGCCTGCTTTTAAAGACGCGCAAAAAAGAAAGTGGTTTGAAGAAGTGatagacaattatttaaaattgtggGAGAGTAATATgtga
- the LOC125052034 gene encoding torso-like protein, which produces MLWLLVLLCCALCGSEEDLGYSLSIGNAIDVFANYGDLSQVTQVVSADYEDEDYDPIEPFREKNIRVFENVSSIITPGDTMVNMNLHLCETFDDLLQVYFKHFQIEGTDVPWKAFLGDWIPDEIMRAFGMEYDPRPDDCCYVLVTLSKTKNSVRINTERTIKVKDYVFRAIEQLNASDATDLRRFMKSYGTHYIDSYITGNFIYQVFKYKRSGYNTLKNFIRLRERRRSNSDLRFYFSSIFLRQVGDIRIASGNKTIEKWARKNLRDSQYLFSRPSLLRLHYNRNLAFKLNEMMDNGALLSLNLKTLKPLFKDTSIGDRFVEIVENDLKLWEVNA; this is translated from the exons ATGTTATGGTTGTTAGTGCTTCTGTGTTGTGCTTTATGTGGCAGCGAGGAGGACTTAGGATATAGTCTTAGTATTGGAAACGCTATTGATGTGTTTGCGAA TTATGGCGACCTCTCCCAAGTCACGCAAGTAGTTTCAGCAGACTACGAAGATGAGGATTATGATCCCATAGAACCCTTTAGGGAGAAGAATATACGAGTGTTTGAAAACGTCAGTAGTATCATCACACCTGGCGATACAATGGTAAACATGAACCTCCATCTCTGTGAAACATTCGACGATCTTCTTCAAGTCTACTTCAAACACTTCCAAATAGAAGg taCAGACGTTCCGTGGAAGGCATTTTTAGGTGATTGGATTCCAGATGAAATTATGCGAGCATTCGGCATGGAGTACGATCCACGGCCAGACGACTGTTGCTACGTTCTCGTCACATtatctaaaactaaaaattccGTACGAATAAACACAGAACGGACCATTAAAGTGAAGGATTATGTATTTCGGGCGATTGAGCAGCTTAACGCGTCTGATGCGACGGATTTGAGACGGTTTATGAAGAGTTATGGCACGCATTACATCGACTCATACATAActggaaattttatttatcaa gtttttaagtATAAACGAAGTGGTTACAACACACttaagaatttcataagaTTACGAGAAAGAAGAAGGTCCAATTCGGATCTGAGGTTCTACttttcatcaatttttctCAGACAAGTTGGGGATATTAGG attGCAAGTGGCAACAAGACAATAGAAAAATGGGCCCGAAAGAACTTGAGGGACAGTCAATATTTATTCTCCAGACCGAGTCTTCTCAGGCTTCATTACAACCGAAATTTAGCCTTTAAGCTCAACGAAATGATGGATAACGGGGCATTACTTAGTCTTAACTTGAAAACACTCAAACCGCTATTTAAAGATACATCTATAGGCGATAGATTCGTTGAAATAGTTGAAAATGACTTGAAATTATGGGAAGTGAATGCGTAA